A portion of the Alphaproteobacteria bacterium genome contains these proteins:
- a CDS encoding hydroxymethylglutaryl-CoA lyase gives MSLPVQVKIVEVGPRDGLQNESQTVPTAIKVELIARLADAGLTTIEVGSFVSPKWVPQMADTKDVMGLIDRRPGVSYPVLTPNMRGFDDAVAAGAGEIAIFGAASESFSQKNINCSIAESLDRFRPVAAAAAERNIRVRGYVSCVLGCPYEGSIAPAAVARVAAALFDMGCYEVSLGDTIGVGTPGKARAMIGAVAESVPLDQLAVHYHDTYGQALANLLASLEVGIAVVDSSIAGLGGCPYAEGASGNVATEDVLYMLDGLGIVTGVDLAKLVETGWFISDFLGRDPVSRVSLALKGKAAYVASSLGR, from the coding sequence ATGTCGCTTCCGGTGCAGGTGAAAATTGTCGAGGTCGGTCCGCGTGACGGACTTCAAAACGAATCCCAAACGGTTCCTACCGCGATCAAAGTCGAGCTTATAGCTCGGCTGGCAGATGCGGGATTGACGACGATCGAAGTGGGTAGCTTCGTATCTCCCAAATGGGTCCCGCAAATGGCGGATACGAAGGATGTTATGGGACTGATCGACCGTCGTCCTGGCGTTTCATATCCGGTGCTGACGCCGAATATGCGCGGTTTCGACGATGCGGTCGCCGCCGGCGCCGGCGAAATTGCGATTTTCGGTGCCGCGTCTGAATCCTTCTCGCAGAAGAATATCAACTGTTCGATTGCGGAAAGCCTCGACCGTTTTCGGCCGGTGGCCGCGGCAGCGGCGGAGCGCAATATTCGGGTGCGGGGATATGTTTCCTGTGTGCTCGGTTGTCCCTATGAGGGATCGATCGCGCCCGCAGCCGTGGCGCGTGTCGCCGCGGCCCTGTTCGACATGGGCTGTTACGAGGTGTCGCTCGGTGACACAATCGGTGTGGGCACGCCGGGGAAAGCCCGCGCGATGATTGGGGCCGTCGCCGAAAGCGTACCCCTCGATCAATTGGCCGTGCATTATCATGATACCTACGGCCAAGCCTTGGCCAACCTGCTTGCCTCGCTGGAAGTGGGCATCGCCGTTGTCGATAGTTCGATTGCTGGGCTAGGCGGGTGCCCTTACGCCGAGGGAGCGTCGGGCAACGTCGCGACCGAGGACGTTCTCTACATGTTGGACGGCCTCGGGATCGTTACTGGGGTGGATTTGGCCAAGTTGGTTGAGACGGGCTGGTTCATTTCTGATTTTCTTGGCCGAGATCCGGTTTCGCGCGTTTCGCTTGCGCTTAAAGGCAAGGCGGCCTATGTCGCCAGCAGTCTCGGCCGATGA
- a CDS encoding DUF1489 domain-containing protein, with protein MTIHLLRMAVGIDDVEHLRRFQKSRMQTSEDGRLHIFTRNTPRRAAELLDGGSVYLIIRGYVRVRQRILGIERRTDNEGRGFCAIELDPTHVPTVLQARRPQQGWRYLESSDAPIDRPVASAADDDMPAALMAELRDLGLL; from the coding sequence ATGACAATCCATTTGCTCAGAATGGCAGTCGGCATAGACGATGTGGAGCACTTGCGCCGATTTCAAAAGAGCCGAATGCAAACCAGCGAGGACGGCCGGCTTCACATTTTCACGCGCAACACGCCGCGTCGCGCCGCCGAACTCCTCGATGGCGGCTCTGTCTATCTCATCATCCGAGGCTATGTACGTGTGCGCCAACGTATCCTCGGCATCGAGCGGCGTACCGACAACGAGGGCCGCGGATTTTGTGCGATCGAGCTTGACCCGACCCACGTCCCGACGGTGCTTCAAGCGCGACGGCCTCAGCAAGGGTGGCGCTACCTCGAATCCAGCGACGCGCCGATTGACCGGCCAGTGGCTTCGGCCGCCGACGATGATATGCCAGCCGCACTCATGGCCGAGTTGCGGGACTTGGGTCTCTTATAA
- a CDS encoding Fe(3+) ABC transporter substrate-binding protein codes for MVVALTGFGPIQSAHAAEEVNVYSYRQEVLLRPLLEAFTEETGIEVNLVSGKADALLERLKNEGQNSPADILLTVDAGRLHRAEQAGLLQPVTTPQLRSTVPPQYQHPDGYWYGLSVRARPIFYARDRVSPEELSTYEALTDEKWKERICVRSSNNIYNQSLLASLIAHDGAEATEAWTKGFVANLARKPQGGDRDQLHAVAAGQCDLALANTYYLGQLMQSGKANDRAAADKVAVFWPNQDDRGVHVNISGAGVTKSAENRDNAIRFLEFLVSDRAQKIYTESINEYPVKDDVPWSELVASWGQFKADHLNLSTLGENNAEAVRIADRAGWR; via the coding sequence ATGGTTGTCGCATTGACGGGCTTCGGCCCTATTCAAAGCGCCCATGCCGCCGAAGAGGTCAACGTCTATTCATATCGCCAGGAAGTCTTGCTGCGTCCGCTCCTCGAGGCCTTCACAGAGGAAACCGGAATCGAGGTGAATTTGGTCAGCGGGAAAGCCGACGCGCTCCTCGAACGCCTCAAGAATGAGGGTCAAAATAGCCCGGCTGACATATTGCTAACCGTAGATGCCGGCCGATTACATCGCGCCGAACAAGCCGGCCTGCTGCAACCGGTTACGACCCCACAATTGCGATCAACGGTGCCGCCCCAGTACCAACATCCGGACGGCTATTGGTATGGCTTGTCGGTCCGCGCGCGGCCGATCTTCTACGCCAGGGACCGCGTCAGTCCGGAAGAATTGTCGACCTACGAAGCGTTGACCGACGAAAAGTGGAAGGAACGCATTTGCGTCCGCTCCTCGAATAACATCTACAACCAATCCCTCCTGGCCAGCTTGATCGCACACGATGGCGCCGAAGCGACCGAGGCGTGGACGAAGGGATTCGTCGCAAATCTTGCTCGAAAACCGCAAGGCGGCGATCGTGACCAGCTGCATGCGGTTGCCGCTGGACAGTGTGACCTGGCTCTGGCGAACACATACTATCTCGGTCAGCTGATGCAATCCGGCAAAGCAAACGATCGAGCGGCGGCGGATAAAGTCGCGGTGTTTTGGCCCAATCAGGACGACCGCGGTGTCCACGTGAATATCAGCGGGGCGGGCGTAACCAAGAGCGCCGAGAACAGGGACAACGCAATCCGTTTCCTGGAGTTCCTGGTTAGTGACCGGGCACAGAAGATCTACACGGAGAGCATCAACGAGTATCCCGTCAAAGACGATGTACCGTGGTCCGAGCTGGTAGCATCTTGGGGCCAATTCAAGGCCGATCACCTTAATCTGTCGACCCTTGGTGAAAACAACGCCGAGGCGGTGAGGATTGCCGACCGAGCCGGTTGGCGATAA
- a CDS encoding Glu/Leu/Phe/Val dehydrogenase produces MSTFSSDHFENHEQVVFCCDHESGLRAIIAIHNTNRGPSLGGCRMWPYESEEHAIADVLRLSRGMTYKSAIANLPLGGGKSVIIGDPQKHKSRQLFEAMGRFVDSLGGRYIVAEDVGISVEDIDIIRSQTRYAAGHSGGSGNPSPSTAYGVFLGIRAALAFRHHRSSFKGLKVAVQGLGSVGYALCEYLAAEGAELFVTDIKEESIARAVQELGATAVAPEDIYGLDVDIYAPCALGAVINDDTLHNIKAKIIAGAANNQLAADRHGQALADLGILYAPDYVLNAGGVISVASEGPRVDKSDVPDLIEGIYDTLMEIFARAEAEGRPTNVIADRLAEERFAKV; encoded by the coding sequence ATGTCTACATTCAGTTCTGATCACTTTGAAAACCACGAACAGGTCGTATTCTGCTGCGATCATGAGAGTGGTCTGCGTGCAATAATCGCGATCCACAATACGAACCGGGGCCCTTCCCTCGGCGGCTGCCGAATGTGGCCCTACGAAAGCGAAGAGCATGCGATCGCAGATGTGCTTCGGCTTTCCCGTGGAATGACCTACAAATCGGCGATCGCCAATCTTCCCCTCGGAGGCGGCAAGTCGGTCATCATCGGCGATCCGCAGAAGCACAAGTCGCGCCAGCTGTTTGAAGCCATGGGACGTTTCGTCGACAGTCTCGGCGGTCGCTATATTGTCGCTGAGGACGTCGGGATCAGCGTCGAGGATATCGACATCATTCGCTCCCAGACCCGTTACGCCGCCGGCCACAGCGGCGGCTCCGGCAATCCAAGCCCGTCCACCGCCTATGGAGTTTTTCTCGGCATCCGCGCGGCCCTCGCCTTCAGACATCATCGCAGCAGTTTCAAGGGACTCAAGGTCGCGGTACAAGGGTTGGGAAGCGTCGGTTACGCGCTTTGCGAATATCTCGCCGCTGAAGGCGCCGAACTTTTTGTCACCGATATCAAGGAGGAATCGATCGCGCGCGCAGTGCAAGAGCTCGGCGCCACCGCCGTCGCGCCGGAAGATATCTATGGTCTCGACGTCGATATCTATGCACCCTGCGCCCTGGGAGCGGTGATCAATGACGATACCCTCCACAATATCAAAGCTAAAATCATCGCCGGAGCGGCGAACAATCAACTTGCCGCGGATCGGCATGGACAAGCACTGGCGGATCTCGGCATCCTTTATGCTCCCGACTATGTGTTGAACGCCGGCGGCGTCATATCGGTGGCGAGCGAGGGACCGAGGGTCGACAAATCCGATGTGCCAGACCTCATCGAAGGGATCTACGATACGCTCATGGAGATCTTTGCGCGTGCCGAGGCCGAGGGGCGGCCAACAAATGTAATCGCCGACCGCCTCGCCGAGGAGCGTTTCGCGAAAGTCTGA
- a CDS encoding iron-containing alcohol dehydrogenase, with the protein MSDNGAALRGNWNYPTTMWFGSGRISELPAACRATGMTRALLVTDPGLARLPMIADAVANNDAAGLPTAVFSDLRPNPIGRNVSDGAATFRSGEHDGVIAFGGGSALDTGKTIALMARQTRPIWDFEDIGDYWTRANADAIVPVVAVPTTAGTGSEVGRATVIVDEDNHRKVIVFHPLMLPKIVIADPELTIGLPPHITAATGMDALAHNLEALCAPGFHPMADGIAVEGTRLVKDWLDLAVEDGGNLTARANMMAAASMGATAFQKGLGPIHALSHPVGALYDTHHGLTNAVFMPYVLSANRPAIEERMVRLAGYLGLPNTSFDAVLEWILDLRAKIGIPHTLRDLGVGDDRVDEISAMAERDPSAASNPTPVTATELKTMLVDALDGNLP; encoded by the coding sequence ATGAGCGACAATGGCGCGGCGTTGCGCGGCAATTGGAACTACCCAACCACGATGTGGTTCGGATCGGGGCGTATTTCGGAACTTCCGGCCGCCTGCCGCGCGACCGGCATGACCCGTGCGCTTCTGGTCACCGACCCCGGTCTCGCGCGACTTCCCATGATCGCGGACGCGGTGGCGAATAACGATGCCGCCGGTCTGCCCACGGCCGTTTTCTCCGATCTCCGCCCGAACCCGATTGGACGAAATGTCTCCGACGGCGCCGCGACGTTCAGATCCGGCGAACATGATGGCGTTATCGCCTTCGGCGGTGGCAGCGCTCTCGATACCGGCAAGACAATCGCCCTGATGGCCCGGCAGACACGACCGATCTGGGACTTCGAAGACATCGGCGATTACTGGACGCGTGCAAACGCGGACGCCATTGTCCCGGTCGTGGCCGTTCCAACGACCGCCGGCACCGGCTCGGAAGTAGGCCGAGCTACGGTAATCGTGGACGAAGACAACCATCGAAAGGTGATTGTTTTCCATCCTCTGATGCTGCCCAAAATCGTGATCGCAGACCCGGAGCTTACGATCGGCCTACCACCGCATATCACCGCGGCCACCGGCATGGATGCGCTTGCGCACAACCTCGAGGCGCTTTGCGCACCCGGCTTTCACCCGATGGCGGACGGGATTGCCGTCGAAGGCACGCGTTTGGTCAAGGACTGGCTGGATTTGGCCGTCGAGGACGGCGGGAACCTGACCGCGAGGGCCAATATGATGGCGGCGGCGAGCATGGGCGCCACGGCATTCCAAAAGGGCCTCGGCCCGATACACGCGCTAAGCCACCCGGTCGGCGCCCTCTACGATACCCACCACGGCCTGACCAATGCGGTTTTCATGCCCTATGTCCTGTCCGCCAACCGACCGGCGATCGAAGAGCGCATGGTTCGCCTCGCCGGGTATCTTGGATTGCCGAATACTTCGTTCGACGCCGTGCTGGAATGGATCCTCGATCTCCGCGCTAAGATTGGAATTCCCCACACGCTTCGCGACCTCGGGGTTGGAGACGACCGGGTCGATGAAATATCGGCGATGGCCGAACGCGACCCGTCGGCGGCCAGCAATCCGACGCCGGTTACGGCGACAGAGTTAAAAACCATGTTGGTCGATGCACTTGACGGGAATCTGCCCTGA
- a CDS encoding aldehyde dehydrogenase family protein, whose protein sequence is MSDTLKCVSPVDGNVYVELPLATPAEIDHAVAAAKTAQREWRHVPVTDRAEICRRFVAAFTSESDRIAEELAWQMGRPITQGPGEVSGVAERASYMATIAAGALTDIEVEPKQGFSRFIRREPLGVVLTIAPWNYPYLTAVNSIAPAILSGNSLILKPSAQTPLTAERFADAFAAAGLPDGVFQHLYLSHSATELVIEHPDIDFVNFTGSVPAGRSIQSTAAQRFLGVGLELGGKDPAYVRADADIDNAVTNLVDGAFFNSGQSCCGIERIYVHEDVYDRFIDGFVTEASAYRLGDPTDRDTNLGPVVKPSAADFVREQAAEAMRKGARALIDSASFPKDRPGSTYLAPQVLVDVDHSMKVMTEESFGPIVGIMHVRSDDAAVELMNDSEFGLTASVWTADPDAAIAIGDRIETGTFFMNRCDYLDPALAWTGVKDSGRGCTLSRVGFEHLTRPKSYHLKTTI, encoded by the coding sequence ATGTCCGACACTCTGAAATGCGTCAGTCCGGTCGACGGAAATGTTTACGTCGAGCTGCCGCTTGCAACGCCCGCCGAAATCGACCACGCGGTTGCCGCCGCCAAAACCGCGCAACGCGAATGGCGTCATGTACCGGTTACGGATCGGGCAGAGATCTGCCGCCGGTTTGTCGCCGCCTTTACCTCTGAGAGCGACCGCATCGCGGAGGAACTGGCTTGGCAAATGGGGCGGCCGATTACACAGGGACCGGGAGAGGTGAGCGGAGTCGCGGAACGCGCCTCTTATATGGCGACGATCGCCGCTGGTGCGCTCACCGATATTGAAGTCGAGCCGAAACAGGGATTCTCGCGTTTCATTCGCCGGGAGCCGCTCGGCGTGGTGCTTACGATAGCGCCGTGGAACTATCCCTATCTCACCGCCGTCAATTCGATCGCGCCAGCCATTCTTTCCGGCAATTCCTTGATTCTCAAACCGTCCGCACAAACGCCCCTAACAGCCGAGCGATTTGCCGACGCCTTTGCCGCCGCGGGCCTGCCCGACGGTGTCTTTCAACACCTCTATCTCAGCCATTCGGCGACCGAACTTGTGATCGAACACCCCGACATCGATTTCGTCAATTTTACCGGCTCGGTGCCGGCCGGCCGTTCGATTCAGAGCACCGCGGCCCAACGCTTCCTAGGCGTCGGCCTCGAGCTCGGCGGCAAGGATCCGGCCTATGTCAGGGCCGATGCCGACATCGACAACGCCGTCACGAACTTGGTCGACGGTGCGTTCTTCAACAGTGGCCAATCTTGCTGTGGTATCGAGCGAATCTACGTTCATGAAGATGTCTACGATCGCTTCATCGACGGATTCGTCACCGAAGCGTCGGCATACCGACTCGGCGACCCTACCGACAGGGATACCAACCTGGGGCCCGTGGTCAAACCAAGTGCGGCGGATTTTGTTCGCGAACAGGCCGCTGAGGCCATGCGAAAAGGCGCGCGAGCACTCATAGATTCAGCTTCGTTCCCTAAGGATAGGCCCGGCTCGACATATCTAGCGCCCCAGGTCTTGGTCGATGTCGACCATTCGATGAAGGTCATGACCGAAGAAAGCTTCGGACCGATTGTCGGCATCATGCACGTACGATCCGATGACGCCGCCGTCGAGCTGATGAACGACAGCGAATTCGGCTTGACCGCGTCGGTTTGGACGGCCGATCCGGACGCCGCCATAGCAATCGGCGATCGCATTGAAACCGGCACGTTCTTCATGAACCGATGCGACTATCTCGATCCCGCCCTGGCGTGGACCGGGGTCAAGGATTCTGGGCGCGGCTGCACGCTTTCGAGGGTTGGGTTCGAGCACCTGACTCGGCCCAAATCCTATCACCTCAAAACGACGATCTAA
- a CDS encoding glutamine synthetase: protein MDARKVTSAADARKIVEEKGLTHVKVGIFDMDGIMRGKFMAREKFVSALDKGFGFCDVVLGWDSYDQLYDNVDYTGWHTGFPDAPVRILPDSCRELPLEEDSLLFVGEFADGAEAICPRGVLRRVIAKAENMGYRVKAGLEYEFFVFDETAKSIRDKRYRDLSPMAPGFFGYSVLRNSAYSDFYQGLLKLGEKMDFPIEGLHEETGPGVMEAALQVTDAIEAADRAALFKTFAKIYAQKHDRIATFMAKWSPDWPGQSGHIHISLTDKKGKSAFHDSAAPDGMSRTMRQFVAGQQDLMPEFLAMVAPTVNSYRRLIPGFWAPTDSTWGIDNRTGALRVIPGSTKSQRVEYRVAAADANPYLALAAAIASGLYGIENGLEPPQPIRGNAYDQKFPQRWRLPATLWDAAQRFKKSKAARALFDDAFVDHFAASREWEEREFRKHISDWEMERYFEVI from the coding sequence ATGGACGCACGAAAGGTCACAAGCGCGGCGGACGCGCGCAAAATTGTCGAAGAGAAAGGCCTCACCCACGTCAAGGTCGGGATCTTTGACATGGACGGGATCATGCGGGGCAAGTTCATGGCGCGTGAGAAATTCGTCTCGGCGCTGGACAAGGGATTCGGGTTCTGCGACGTCGTCCTGGGTTGGGATTCTTACGATCAACTCTATGACAACGTCGACTACACCGGCTGGCATACCGGCTTTCCCGATGCCCCAGTGCGCATCCTCCCGGACAGCTGCCGTGAATTGCCGCTGGAAGAAGATTCGCTTCTCTTCGTGGGCGAATTTGCCGATGGCGCGGAGGCGATTTGCCCGCGCGGAGTTCTTCGTCGCGTCATCGCGAAGGCCGAGAACATGGGGTACCGTGTCAAAGCGGGCTTGGAGTATGAATTCTTTGTCTTCGATGAAACCGCCAAGTCGATCCGCGACAAGAGGTATCGCGACCTCTCACCCATGGCGCCTGGGTTCTTCGGCTATTCGGTCCTGCGTAACTCCGCATATTCAGATTTCTACCAGGGCCTGCTCAAGCTTGGCGAAAAGATGGATTTCCCGATCGAGGGTCTCCACGAAGAAACCGGCCCCGGCGTCATGGAAGCGGCGCTCCAGGTCACCGATGCCATCGAGGCGGCGGATCGGGCCGCCTTGTTCAAGACATTTGCCAAGATCTACGCACAGAAGCACGATCGCATCGCGACTTTCATGGCCAAATGGTCTCCCGATTGGCCCGGACAAAGTGGCCATATCCATATCTCTCTGACCGACAAGAAGGGCAAGTCGGCATTCCATGATTCTGCGGCGCCCGATGGCATGTCGCGAACCATGCGCCAATTCGTCGCCGGACAGCAGGATTTGATGCCGGAATTTCTGGCCATGGTCGCGCCAACGGTAAATTCCTATCGCCGCCTCATTCCCGGATTCTGGGCGCCGACAGATTCGACCTGGGGGATCGACAATAGAACCGGGGCACTTCGTGTCATTCCCGGCAGCACCAAGTCGCAACGGGTCGAGTACCGCGTCGCTGCGGCGGATGCCAACCCCTACCTGGCCCTCGCCGCCGCGATCGCTTCCGGCCTTTACGGCATAGAAAACGGTTTGGAGCCGCCGCAACCGATTCGCGGCAATGCCTATGATCAAAAATTCCCGCAACGATGGCGGTTGCCGGCGACGCTCTGGGACGCGGCGCAGCGCTTCAAGAAGTCGAAAGCGGCACGGGCGCTTTTCGACGACGCGTTCGTCGACCATTTCGCGGCTTCGCGGGAATGGGAGGAACGGGAATTCCGCAAACACATCAGCGACTGGGAAATGGAACGCTACTTTGAAGTCATTTAA
- a CDS encoding AsmA family protein produces MFRRRRGRRRLIIGLVVLVCIAAPVTAALLILHNLDLTRYKDEIAGFMKETTGREFQIAGHIDASLSLSPEISARDITFGNASWGTAPVMVKVDHLTAAFSLWPLIFGTFQVERLTLSGGQIRLETDAEGRGNWDIKNADDVIDEGDEYIELRYQSFAAARIENMNVEFRDGETGAIASGDVETLELSASAPNQDLTLQFDGKVEGQQWRLEAKTGSLRELSQSQKVRFKANAEIGSAALSVDGQAEDLIGFAGVDFKLAASGPGMADLFELTDIAMPDTGPFNATATLMGSSGKGYDVDFEVKLTESAASLTAQGRVSEILTFQDFDLNVAAAAPEFSRLGPILGINMLEAGPLKLSTKLGGSKTELNAKAVSATLGQSDASGSVSWRYGTVPRISVDLTSAVVDVTPFLPEIDRDVEAPSQDTTKSGRIFSDRDLPFDVLGKVDADISLNVNRLVIRDARIDLAHTRIDLNKGSLRVDPLEIDYLKSTATARIGITLGETPETRIELLLQDFDLGQLLSETKVTDLVKGEVDVGADVTGRGRSVQDMVGGLDGHVGLVMGEGEIASKYIDLIAVDLTKFLMPWRKGVDDAKIKCALAQFEITKGLAKTTSLLFDTRDMTMTGKGSINLQTEKIDFFLSPRPKDPSLFSLATDLRVGGTLSDPTVAPDALSVVGEVAEAVVGVLLLGPAGFLVPFASLGAGHHHPCVNDLQKTFGDKIASEIKQQPN; encoded by the coding sequence ATGTTCCGACGACGACGCGGCAGGCGCCGTCTGATTATTGGGCTGGTTGTCCTGGTCTGTATCGCGGCGCCCGTTACGGCGGCGCTGCTTATCCTCCACAATCTCGACCTCACCCGCTACAAGGACGAGATCGCCGGTTTCATGAAGGAAACAACCGGCCGCGAGTTTCAAATCGCGGGACACATCGATGCGTCGTTGAGCCTCAGCCCGGAGATTTCCGCCCGCGATATTACTTTCGGCAACGCGTCGTGGGGGACGGCTCCGGTCATGGTGAAGGTTGATCACCTGACTGCCGCGTTCAGCCTTTGGCCATTGATTTTCGGGACATTCCAAGTCGAACGCCTGACCCTATCCGGCGGCCAAATCAGATTGGAAACAGACGCTGAGGGGCGCGGAAATTGGGACATCAAGAATGCGGACGATGTGATCGACGAGGGCGATGAGTATATCGAACTCAGATATCAAAGCTTCGCCGCCGCCCGCATCGAAAATATGAATGTCGAGTTCCGTGACGGGGAGACCGGCGCCATAGCGTCGGGAGACGTTGAAACTTTGGAACTCTCCGCGTCGGCTCCGAATCAAGACCTTACGTTACAATTCGACGGCAAAGTCGAGGGCCAACAATGGCGCCTGGAAGCAAAGACCGGTTCTCTGAGGGAGCTGTCCCAAAGTCAGAAGGTTCGGTTCAAGGCAAATGCCGAGATCGGCAGCGCCGCGCTATCGGTTGACGGACAAGCCGAAGACCTCATCGGATTTGCCGGCGTCGACTTCAAGCTTGCCGCTTCAGGGCCGGGCATGGCCGACCTCTTCGAATTGACTGATATCGCAATGCCTGATACCGGCCCCTTCAACGCCACCGCGACCCTGATGGGCAGCAGTGGCAAGGGCTACGATGTCGACTTTGAGGTTAAGTTAACGGAAAGCGCGGCTTCGTTAACTGCCCAAGGTCGGGTTTCCGAAATTCTGACATTCCAGGATTTCGATTTGAATGTCGCCGCGGCAGCGCCGGAGTTTTCCCGCCTTGGCCCGATCCTGGGCATCAACATGTTGGAGGCCGGACCGCTCAAATTATCGACGAAGCTTGGCGGATCCAAGACCGAGCTCAATGCCAAGGCCGTTTCGGCGACTCTCGGTCAAAGTGACGCCAGCGGCTCGGTTTCATGGCGGTACGGGACCGTGCCCAGGATATCGGTCGATCTGACGTCCGCGGTCGTCGACGTCACCCCGTTCCTGCCCGAGATAGACCGCGATGTCGAGGCGCCGTCGCAAGACACGACAAAGAGCGGTCGGATTTTCTCAGATCGAGATTTACCCTTCGATGTTCTCGGCAAGGTCGACGCCGACATCAGCCTCAATGTAAACCGCCTCGTCATCCGAGACGCAAGGATAGATTTGGCTCACACCAGGATCGACCTGAACAAGGGTTCACTAAGGGTCGATCCCCTCGAAATCGACTACCTGAAATCCACGGCGACCGCGAGAATTGGGATTACGCTCGGCGAGACTCCCGAAACGAGGATCGAGCTGTTGCTGCAGGACTTCGACCTCGGACAGCTCCTCTCCGAAACCAAGGTCACCGATCTCGTGAAGGGGGAAGTCGACGTTGGTGCCGACGTCACGGGGCGAGGCCGATCGGTACAGGACATGGTCGGCGGTCTCGACGGTCATGTTGGGCTGGTCATGGGAGAGGGCGAAATCGCGAGTAAATACATTGATCTCATTGCCGTCGATCTGACCAAATTTCTTATGCCATGGCGTAAGGGCGTGGACGATGCAAAGATCAAATGCGCCTTGGCCCAGTTCGAAATCACGAAAGGCCTGGCAAAGACAACCTCCTTGCTGTTCGACACGCGCGACATGACGATGACTGGAAAAGGTTCGATAAATTTGCAGACCGAGAAGATCGACTTCTTTCTGTCGCCGCGACCCAAGGACCCAAGCCTGTTCAGCTTGGCGACCGATCTTCGGGTCGGCGGGACGCTGTCGGACCCGACGGTCGCGCCAGACGCATTGTCGGTCGTCGGTGAAGTCGCGGAGGCTGTCGTCGGCGTGCTGTTGCTTGGGCCCGCGGGCTTCTTGGTCCCGTTCGCGAGCCTCGGCGCCGGTCACCACCATCCCTGCGTCAACGATCTGCAAAAGACCTTCGGCGACAAGATCGCCAGTGAAATCAAGCAACAACCGAACTGA
- a CDS encoding 2-hydroxychromene-2-carboxylate isomerase, whose amino-acid sequence MSKVIDYYFSLISPFAYLGGQELASIAARHQASVNVYPIQLAKIFPASGGLPLPKRAKQRRDYRLLELARWRDFRGIPLNMSPKFFPAAEESAARLVIAARDNGQDTLALSNAILRAVWAEDRDIAENDTLATIAKETGLDDQSLLGAAGHPAIPGIYDADTDNAIEAGVFGSPTYIVDGELFWGQDRLGFVERKLEG is encoded by the coding sequence ATGTCCAAGGTGATCGATTACTATTTCTCGCTGATTTCGCCCTTTGCCTATCTGGGCGGTCAGGAGTTGGCCAGCATCGCCGCCCGTCATCAGGCATCGGTCAACGTCTACCCCATCCAATTAGCCAAAATATTCCCAGCATCGGGTGGTCTGCCGCTGCCCAAACGAGCCAAGCAACGTCGGGACTACCGCTTGCTCGAATTGGCGAGATGGCGAGATTTTCGCGGTATTCCGCTCAATATGAGCCCCAAATTCTTTCCCGCCGCCGAGGAGAGTGCTGCCCGTCTCGTTATCGCTGCCCGTGACAATGGTCAGGACACCCTCGCGCTCAGTAATGCCATCCTGCGCGCAGTCTGGGCCGAAGACCGCGACATCGCGGAGAACGACACTTTGGCCACGATCGCGAAGGAGACCGGTTTGGACGACCAATCGCTCCTGGGCGCGGCGGGCCATCCGGCGATCCCCGGCATTTACGATGCCGATACCGACAATGCGATCGAGGCCGGGGTCTTCGGATCGCCGACCTATATCGTCGACGGTGAGCTGTTCTGGGGTCAGGACCGGTTGGGTTTTGTGGAACGCAAGCTGGAAGGCTAG
- a CDS encoding GlsB/YeaQ/YmgE family stress response membrane protein: protein MMNLILFLIIGLLAGWIAGQLMKGRGFGLIGNLIVGVLGAFIGGYVVGVLGFQGAGLVAELVIAVIGAVVLLFVVGVLKKAT from the coding sequence GTGATGAATCTTATTCTATTCCTAATTATTGGGCTATTGGCCGGATGGATTGCCGGGCAACTCATGAAAGGGCGCGGATTCGGCCTCATCGGCAACCTCATTGTTGGCGTTCTGGGTGCGTTTATCGGCGGCTACGTGGTGGGAGTGCTCGGTTTCCAGGGCGCAGGCCTCGTCGCCGAACTCGTCATCGCGGTGATCGGCGCGGTCGTGCTACTTTTCGTCGTCGGAGTTCTCAAGAAGGCGACATAA